One window of Nicotiana tomentosiformis chromosome 11, ASM39032v3, whole genome shotgun sequence genomic DNA carries:
- the LOC104089990 gene encoding protein disulfide-isomerase 5-1, which yields MKRCTHPFVSILLCCFFLLSSIFIARAEVITLTADTFNDKINEKDTAWFVKFCVPWCKHCKNLGTLWDDLGRAMEGEDEIEVGQVDCGTHKPVCNKVDIHSYPTFKLFYNGEEVAKYQGPRDIESLKIFALEEAEKAATKAEAGDDKEL from the exons ATGAAACGCTGTACGCACCCATTTGTCTCTATCTTATTGTGTTGCTTCTTTTTGTTAAGTTCGATATTTATCGCCAGAGCTGAAGTCATTACCCTCACAGCCGATACGTTTAATGACAAG ATAAATGAGAAGGACACTGCATGGTTTGTCAAATTTTGTGTACCGTGGTGTAAGCACTG CAAGAACCTGGGAACACTTTGGGATGATTTAGGGAGAGCGATGGAAGGGGAGGATGAGATAGAGGTGGGACAAGTTGATTGTGGTACACACAAACCAGTGTGTAACAAAGTTGATATCCATTCATATCCTACATTCAAACTCTTCTACAATGGAGAAGAAGTTGCAAAGTACCAAG GACCAAGAGACATTGAATCGCTGAAAATTTTTGCATTAGAAGAAGCAGAGAAAGCCGCCACAAAAGCTGAGGCTGGTGATGATAAAGAGTTATAA